In the genome of Streptomyces sp. NBC_00190, one region contains:
- a CDS encoding XRE family transcriptional regulator, with the protein MGRPEAPVDHTVPALGELAQFLRDVRGGIPYSTLAERSQRGASPLKRAASGKTLPTWECVEGYLGACGISSGTPHHERARQLHSRAQEAWRRPSGSTAVPRPDLASSEADLSRALRDAYAAAGRPSLRVLSERAEGWNLSRSTAHRIVNGQAMPVDILQYLSFLQGCQVSRDRLPAWFAAWSRVRDVSPFAVFWLVQFHSSQFGPQYNEWARKQQVYPKPSWFDAAEAAIARRAANSPIDARRFVERLAA; encoded by the coding sequence GTGGGGCGCCCCGAAGCCCCTGTCGACCACACGGTCCCCGCGCTGGGGGAGCTGGCCCAGTTCCTCCGCGACGTGCGAGGCGGTATCCCCTACAGCACGCTGGCGGAGCGCAGCCAGCGGGGAGCCTCCCCCCTCAAGCGCGCCGCGTCTGGGAAGACGCTGCCCACCTGGGAGTGCGTTGAGGGGTATCTGGGCGCCTGTGGCATCAGCAGCGGCACCCCCCACCACGAGCGCGCGCGGCAACTCCACTCCCGCGCGCAGGAGGCCTGGCGCCGGCCCAGCGGCTCTACGGCCGTACCGCGGCCCGACCTCGCCTCCAGCGAAGCCGACCTGAGCCGTGCCCTGCGGGACGCCTACGCTGCCGCCGGTCGCCCGTCGCTTCGAGTGCTGTCCGAGCGGGCCGAAGGCTGGAACCTGTCCCGAAGCACGGCCCACCGCATCGTCAACGGGCAGGCCATGCCCGTCGACATCCTGCAGTACCTGAGCTTCCTTCAGGGCTGCCAGGTGTCGCGCGACAGGCTGCCGGCCTGGTTCGCCGCCTGGTCCCGGGTTCGGGATGTGAGCCCGTTCGCCGTGTTCTGGCTCGTTCAGTTCCACTCCTCCCAGTTCGGTCCCCAGTACAACGAATGGGCCAGGAAGCAGCAGGTGTACCCGAAGCCCAGTTGGTTCGACGCGGCGGAAGCGGCCATAGCTCGACGCGCCGCCAACTCGCCGATCGACGCCCGGCGCTTTGTAGAGCGCCTCGCAGCCTGA
- a CDS encoding IS4 family transposase, with protein sequence MPVQCSTVTLTSSITVADGVFAPGHLGELTRHLPFELVDDVLERTGGTQRRLRLLPSRVGVYFVLALVLFPQLGYMRVWDKLTCGLRGLLPPRPSEKALREVRRRLGAAPLRLLFETLAGPVAQPITPGVRYRCWRTVAFDGCSSTKAPDRPRVCAWLGKHKHRYGTDGYPMLKIMVLCETGTRALLGAVFGPTPEKETGYAEQLLPLLDNRMLLLNDRGFDSDDFLAKVAATGAQLLVRLKGTRTPARWALLPDGSFLTRINGTRLRIIDAHIAVTTAKGLRLEGHYRLATTLTDHRRYPAAELVELYHERWEIESAFYSLRHTLQHGLVLRSQDATGIQQELWAHLTVYQALRRAMAEAVETLPGADPDRASFTVALETAKDQLIAAADVLPDTGPGRITPALLRDLLPPRRARVNPRRVKCPISRYAAPPHQAQVLGASRITSISVTVNPSAGPGPDGRRDRTLQLLRTDPHRTWRVCEIARGIGLEDPQGLRAELGRWVREGILRRTGRGLYTLEPEWTTPTHKPLSPPLLTAADKP encoded by the coding sequence TTGCCCGTTCAGTGTTCCACCGTCACGCTCACGTCGTCCATCACCGTCGCCGACGGGGTCTTCGCTCCGGGGCATCTGGGCGAGCTGACCCGGCACCTGCCCTTTGAACTGGTCGATGACGTGCTGGAACGTACTGGCGGAACCCAGCGGAGGCTGAGGCTGCTGCCGTCGAGGGTGGGCGTCTACTTCGTGCTGGCACTGGTTCTCTTCCCGCAGCTGGGCTACATGCGGGTGTGGGACAAACTCACCTGCGGGCTGCGCGGGCTCCTTCCACCGCGTCCGTCGGAGAAGGCGCTGCGAGAGGTGCGCCGGCGGCTGGGCGCCGCGCCGCTGCGGCTGCTCTTCGAGACACTGGCCGGTCCCGTGGCACAGCCGATCACACCAGGGGTGCGTTACAGGTGCTGGCGCACAGTCGCCTTCGACGGCTGCAGCTCCACCAAGGCTCCTGACCGGCCGCGAGTCTGCGCCTGGCTGGGCAAACACAAGCATCGTTACGGCACGGACGGATATCCGATGCTGAAGATCATGGTGCTGTGCGAGACCGGAACCCGGGCCCTGCTCGGCGCCGTCTTCGGACCGACGCCCGAGAAGGAGACCGGTTACGCCGAGCAGCTGCTACCACTGCTGGACAACAGGATGCTGCTGCTCAACGACCGGGGCTTCGACTCCGACGACTTCCTCGCGAAAGTCGCGGCCACCGGCGCCCAGCTGCTGGTACGCCTGAAGGGAACACGGACACCCGCACGCTGGGCACTCCTGCCGGACGGGTCATTCCTGACCAGGATTAACGGGACCCGGCTGAGGATCATCGATGCGCACATCGCGGTGACGACCGCCAAAGGGCTGCGGCTGGAAGGCCACTACCGGCTGGCCACCACGCTGACCGATCACCGTCGCTACCCCGCCGCAGAGCTGGTGGAGCTCTACCACGAGCGATGGGAGATCGAGTCCGCGTTCTACTCGCTTCGGCACACCCTGCAGCACGGCCTGGTGCTGCGATCCCAGGACGCGACCGGGATCCAGCAGGAGCTCTGGGCTCACCTGACCGTCTACCAGGCACTGCGCCGCGCGATGGCCGAGGCCGTCGAGACCCTCCCCGGCGCCGACCCGGACCGCGCCTCCTTCACCGTCGCCCTGGAGACCGCAAAAGACCAGCTCATCGCCGCAGCCGACGTACTGCCCGACACCGGACCGGGACGAATCACACCGGCCCTGCTGCGCGATCTGCTCCCACCCCGCCGGGCCCGCGTCAACCCACGCCGCGTCAAATGCCCGATCTCCCGCTACGCCGCCCCGCCCCACCAGGCACAAGTCCTGGGCGCCTCCAGGATCACCAGCATCAGTGTCACCGTGAACCCCTCCGCCGGCCCAGGCCCCGACGGACGCCGCGACCGCACACTGCAACTCCTGCGAACCGATCCCCACCGCACCTGGCGCGTATGTGAAATCGCCCGCGGTATCGGACTGGAGGATCCCCAAGGACTACGCGCAGAACTGGGACGCTGGGTCCGCGAAGGAATCCTCCGCCGCACCGGCCGGGGCCTCTACACCCTCGAACCCGAGTGGACCACCCCAACCCACAAGCCCCTGTCCCCGCCCCTGTTGACAGCGGCGGACAAGCCATAA
- a CDS encoding IS3 family transposase, whose protein sequence is MTELVDEHPHLGVEPVLRELNIPSSTYYRWRQAETEPCERHRRDAELTSRIRQVHDESGGVYGSPRVHAVLKREGVHVGRKRIERLMRQAGLAGISPRRGKSFTRRDPDADPAPDLVQRDFTANRPNRLWVTDLTMIPTGEGPLWLSAIRDAFSRRVVAWEASARADADLVLTSLEYALASREVTPSQLIHHADHGCQYTSVKLTTRLVRAGIQASMGSVGDSYDNALAENLWMVIKTECIRGRAFATRAEANLALFEYIDGFYNPRRIQKQLGYLSPIEYEEKHYANQATTEQVNLKPRQPALTS, encoded by the coding sequence GTGACCGAGCTCGTCGACGAGCACCCGCACCTGGGGGTCGAGCCCGTACTCCGGGAACTGAACATCCCCTCCTCCACCTACTACCGCTGGCGCCAGGCCGAGACCGAGCCGTGCGAACGGCACCGCCGAGACGCCGAGCTGACCAGCAGGATCCGTCAGGTCCACGACGAGTCCGGCGGAGTCTATGGCTCACCCCGTGTGCACGCCGTCCTCAAGCGCGAGGGTGTCCATGTCGGCCGCAAACGCATCGAACGGCTCATGCGCCAGGCCGGCCTCGCCGGAATCAGCCCACGCCGGGGCAAGAGCTTCACCCGACGTGACCCAGACGCGGATCCGGCCCCTGACCTGGTGCAACGCGACTTCACCGCGAACCGGCCGAACCGGCTGTGGGTCACCGACCTGACCATGATCCCCACCGGGGAGGGCCCACTGTGGCTCTCCGCGATCCGCGACGCGTTCTCCCGCCGCGTAGTGGCCTGGGAAGCCTCCGCCCGCGCCGACGCCGACCTGGTCCTCACCTCGCTGGAATACGCCCTGGCCAGCCGCGAAGTCACCCCCAGCCAGCTCATTCACCACGCCGATCACGGCTGTCAATACACGTCCGTGAAGCTCACAACACGCCTGGTCAGGGCCGGGATCCAGGCGTCCATGGGCTCGGTCGGCGACTCGTACGACAACGCCCTCGCCGAGAACCTGTGGATGGTGATCAAGACCGAGTGCATCCGCGGACGGGCCTTCGCCACCAGAGCCGAAGCGAACCTCGCGCTCTTTGAGTACATCGACGGCTTCTACAACCCCCGCCGCATCCAGAAACAGCTCGGCTATCTCAGCCCCATCGAGTACGAGGAAAAGCACTACGCCAACCAGGCAACGACCGAACAAGTGAACCTGAAACCACGTCAACCCGCCCTGACCAGCTAG
- a CDS encoding transposase: MDHPNPQAPVPAPVDSGGQAITPWSWKYPLELRERAVRMYRTAEPKPVIRRMAEELGVHHEALRNWIRQAEADAGERGDMLTTAEREELAALRRENAQLKRANEVLRTASAFFAAQLDPTRPR; encoded by the coding sequence GTGGACCACCCCAACCCACAAGCCCCTGTCCCCGCCCCTGTTGACAGCGGCGGACAAGCCATAACTCCGTGGTCTTGGAAGTACCCGCTGGAGTTGCGTGAGCGTGCGGTCCGGATGTACCGCACGGCCGAGCCGAAGCCTGTGATCCGCCGCATGGCCGAGGAACTCGGTGTGCACCACGAGGCCCTGCGTAACTGGATCCGTCAGGCCGAGGCCGATGCCGGCGAGCGAGGCGACATGCTCACCACCGCTGAGCGTGAGGAGCTGGCCGCCTTGCGCAGGGAGAATGCCCAGCTCAAGCGGGCGAACGAGGTCCTGCGGACGGCCTCGGCTTTTTTCGCGGCCCAGCTCGACCCGACCCGGCCCAGGTGA
- a CDS encoding GNAT family N-acetyltransferase — MSQHSVTLDEIVLEDWPAVHSWACLPEVCRYQSWGPNTEVQTQDFVDSAVKAWSGTPQRRFPYVARVGRDVVGMGELHVRSHKQRQGEISYIVHPRVWGQGIGTEIGRQLLAHGFGELGLHRIHATCDPRNLGSSRVLSKIGMTHEGRLRHTALLHDGWRDSMIFSSLEGEWRSTA; from the coding sequence ATGAGTCAGCACTCGGTAACCTTGGACGAGATCGTTTTGGAGGACTGGCCGGCCGTTCACTCCTGGGCGTGCCTCCCGGAGGTATGCCGCTATCAGTCCTGGGGGCCGAACACAGAGGTCCAGACACAGGACTTCGTGGACTCCGCGGTCAAGGCCTGGTCGGGCACCCCTCAGCGCCGGTTCCCCTACGTCGCCCGCGTCGGGCGGGATGTGGTGGGCATGGGTGAGCTGCATGTCCGCAGCCATAAGCAGCGCCAGGGCGAGATCTCATACATCGTGCATCCCCGGGTATGGGGGCAGGGCATCGGCACGGAAATAGGCCGGCAGCTGCTCGCGCACGGGTTCGGCGAGCTGGGGCTCCATCGGATCCATGCCACCTGTGACCCGAGGAATCTCGGCTCCTCCCGAGTACTATCCAAGATCGGTATGACGCATGAGGGACGCCTGCGCCACACGGCACTGCTCCACGACGGCTGGCGAGACTCCATGATCTTCAGCAGCCTCGAAGGGGAATGGCGCTCCACTGCGTAA
- a CDS encoding helix-turn-helix domain-containing protein has protein sequence MGEPKAVGLAAAAYAAALRAAVHGFTMQGGTQKEIAVAAHVAPATLSRYLSGDRVAPPTFVARLDSFLAERGRPLDAGVRERLDELCARAHEASRSPAVQLVILKQELARVQGEKQAGEAELAALKEHADQLAGELEQALEQARHAETGLGVLEQRVTEQDKKLQDAQAYTRRLEAELTAQHDQVVLVQREVEVLRRQNKTLLDESTATTMSGGTLEGAVPAVSTQATSGKAEREAPAPLPPRDLSTSTFKPLMPTPAPPPERRPLLGRADTKEQFTGQLRALRARAGGKRVWPAEKLAGLSPSRPYGNSSTQEDTALMDRWFANGEFPHDWRRLRPVLRGLGATSLEVKTFAASYDRIGKGRTARTSDVMTAVLVLAAMAVIYLGATAVLQSDTESGTSKTLTALGALLASAIIGGTGATLIAPNPDKPSPHAEWPYTLIFCCAPITLIASVIVPFATGTDTWGHWIADLLGLL, from the coding sequence ATGGGTGAACCGAAGGCGGTCGGGCTGGCGGCCGCCGCCTACGCGGCCGCGCTGCGCGCCGCGGTGCACGGCTTCACGATGCAGGGCGGCACGCAGAAGGAGATCGCGGTCGCCGCGCATGTCGCCCCGGCCACCCTCTCGCGCTACCTCAGCGGCGACAGGGTCGCCCCGCCCACCTTCGTCGCGCGCCTGGACTCGTTCCTCGCGGAGCGGGGCCGGCCCCTGGACGCCGGAGTGCGGGAGCGGCTTGACGAGCTGTGCGCCCGGGCCCATGAGGCCAGCCGGTCACCGGCCGTCCAGCTGGTAATCCTCAAGCAGGAACTCGCCCGGGTACAGGGAGAGAAACAGGCCGGTGAGGCGGAACTGGCCGCGCTCAAGGAGCATGCGGACCAGCTGGCCGGTGAGCTGGAGCAGGCGCTGGAGCAGGCCCGCCACGCGGAGACGGGACTAGGCGTCCTCGAACAGCGTGTCACCGAGCAGGACAAGAAGCTCCAGGACGCCCAGGCCTACACCCGCCGGCTGGAGGCGGAACTCACCGCGCAGCACGACCAGGTCGTCCTCGTACAGCGAGAAGTCGAAGTCCTGCGCCGCCAGAACAAGACCCTCCTCGACGAGAGCACCGCCACCACCATGTCCGGCGGAACGCTCGAAGGCGCCGTTCCCGCCGTGTCAACGCAGGCCACCAGCGGGAAGGCGGAGCGGGAAGCCCCGGCTCCCCTCCCGCCACGGGATCTTTCCACCAGCACCTTCAAGCCGCTGATGCCAACCCCCGCGCCTCCGCCGGAGCGCAGGCCGCTCCTGGGTCGTGCGGACACCAAAGAACAGTTCACAGGGCAGCTGCGGGCGCTACGCGCCCGGGCCGGCGGCAAGAGGGTCTGGCCAGCCGAAAAACTCGCCGGCCTGAGCCCCAGCAGGCCCTACGGCAACAGCTCCACGCAAGAGGACACTGCCCTGATGGACCGATGGTTCGCCAATGGCGAGTTCCCGCACGACTGGCGCCGGCTTAGGCCGGTCCTGCGCGGGCTGGGCGCAACCTCTTTAGAGGTCAAAACCTTCGCCGCCTCCTACGACAGGATCGGGAAAGGGCGCACGGCCAGGACGTCGGACGTGATGACGGCGGTCCTTGTCCTGGCCGCGATGGCCGTGATCTACCTCGGCGCCACCGCCGTCCTCCAAAGCGATACCGAATCGGGGACCTCGAAGACCCTCACCGCCCTCGGAGCGCTACTGGCCTCCGCGATCATCGGGGGAACAGGCGCGACACTGATCGCTCCGAACCCCGACAAGCCCTCTCCCCACGCGGAGTGGCCCTACACCCTGATCTTCTGCTGTGCCCCGATCACCCTGATCGCCAGCGTCATCGTCCCGTTCGCCACCGGCACCGACACCTGGGGCCACTGGATCGCAGACCTACTCGGACTGCTCTGA